A single region of the Quadrisphaera setariae genome encodes:
- a CDS encoding shikimate dehydrogenase → MSTEQPQPVVQLGLVGQGIGASLTPAMQEREGRWNGLDLHYRLLDADELGVGPADLPQLLLWARRLGYAGLNVTHPFKQAVVPLLDEVSADAADLGAVNTVVLRDGRAVGHNTDWSGYARAFRAGLPDAVHDRAVLVGAGGAGSAVGYALLHAGSEHVAVVDADRGRAAACADRLAARFGADRVSATTDLPAALAGASGVVNATPLGMHGHPGASVPAELLHDGLWISDVVYFPLETELVSAARTRGCRVLPGGGMAVHQAVGAFELFTGLAADAHRVEQHFLELTGARRPATAAPAASAS, encoded by the coding sequence GTGAGCACAGAGCAGCCGCAGCCGGTGGTCCAGCTCGGCCTCGTGGGGCAGGGCATCGGCGCGTCCCTGACCCCGGCGATGCAGGAGCGCGAGGGCCGCTGGAACGGCCTCGACCTGCACTACCGGCTCCTGGACGCCGACGAGCTCGGCGTCGGCCCGGCCGACCTGCCCCAGCTGCTGCTGTGGGCGCGTCGCCTCGGCTACGCGGGGCTGAACGTCACGCACCCCTTCAAGCAGGCCGTGGTGCCGCTGCTCGACGAGGTCTCCGCCGACGCCGCGGACCTGGGCGCGGTCAACACCGTGGTGCTCCGCGACGGGCGCGCGGTGGGCCACAACACCGACTGGTCGGGCTACGCGCGGGCGTTCCGCGCCGGGCTGCCCGACGCGGTGCACGACCGCGCGGTGCTGGTGGGCGCCGGCGGTGCGGGGTCGGCGGTCGGGTACGCGCTGCTGCACGCCGGCTCCGAGCACGTGGCGGTGGTGGACGCCGACCGCGGGCGCGCCGCGGCCTGCGCCGACCGGCTGGCCGCGCGCTTCGGCGCGGACCGCGTCAGCGCCACGACCGACCTGCCCGCTGCGCTGGCGGGAGCGTCCGGCGTGGTCAACGCGACACCGCTCGGCATGCACGGCCACCCCGGCGCCTCGGTGCCGGCGGAGCTGCTGCACGACGGGCTGTGGATCAGCGACGTCGTCTACTTCCCCCTCGAGACCGAGCTGGTCTCCGCGGCGCGCACCCGCGGGTGCCGCGTGCTCCCCGGCGGCGGGATGGCGGTGCACCAGGCGGTGGGCGCCTTCGAGCTGTTCACCGGGCTCGCCGCCGACGCCCACCGGGTCGAGCAGCACTTCCTCGAGCTGACGGGCGCCCGCCGGCCCGCCACCGCCGCCCCCGCCGCCTCCGCGTCCTGA
- a CDS encoding MFS transporter, with amino-acid sequence MASTSSTHPAPTGRTPRKAAVAAWSGSALEYYDLAIYGTAAALVFPKIFFPEGDGHAATIASLATFGVAYVARPFGSFLMGHIGDRLGRKTVLIGTLLLMGVSTFLIGVLPTYSQVGLLAPALLVALRLLQGLSAAGEQAGANSMSFEHAPDRRRGFFTSFTLSGTQAGQVLAPAVFLPVAAVMPEEQLLSWGWRVPFWLSAVLLVVGFLIRRSLEETPEFTAQAAEKAARPPRTPLAELFRDHRSGVLRVFFAAFIAMVNTTFQVFALNFATSDDYGIGIDRNTMLWLAIVSNLVAIATIPAWATLSDRIGRKQVFVTGALGSGVLTAAFLWAISTGSVTLVFVLGIALAGVVYSMPNAVWPATYAEYFPTSVRLSGMAVGTQFGFALAGFTPSIAGALVGGSPEGWWKVALFAFGACLVSSVAVLTGPRATHLLPTAEVGLPRSAAPAVARTTASAA; translated from the coding sequence ATGGCCAGCACCAGCAGCACCCACCCCGCCCCCACCGGGCGCACACCCCGCAAGGCCGCCGTGGCCGCGTGGAGCGGCAGCGCCCTGGAGTACTACGACCTCGCCATCTACGGGACGGCCGCCGCCCTCGTCTTCCCGAAGATCTTCTTCCCGGAGGGCGACGGGCACGCCGCCACGATCGCCTCGCTGGCGACGTTCGGCGTGGCCTACGTGGCGCGGCCGTTCGGCTCCTTCCTCATGGGGCACATCGGTGACCGGCTGGGCCGCAAGACGGTGCTCATCGGCACGCTGCTGCTGATGGGGGTCTCGACGTTCCTCATCGGCGTCCTGCCCACCTACAGCCAGGTGGGGCTGCTGGCTCCTGCGCTCCTGGTCGCGCTGCGGCTGCTGCAGGGCCTGTCAGCCGCTGGTGAGCAAGCCGGTGCGAACAGCATGAGCTTCGAGCACGCACCCGACCGCCGGCGCGGCTTCTTCACCAGCTTCACCCTCAGCGGCACCCAGGCGGGCCAGGTGCTGGCCCCGGCCGTCTTCCTGCCGGTGGCGGCCGTCATGCCCGAGGAGCAGCTGCTCAGCTGGGGCTGGCGGGTGCCGTTCTGGCTCAGCGCCGTGCTGCTCGTCGTCGGCTTCCTCATCCGCCGCTCCCTGGAGGAGACCCCCGAGTTCACGGCGCAGGCCGCCGAGAAGGCCGCCCGCCCGCCGCGCACCCCGCTGGCCGAGCTCTTCCGCGACCACCGCTCCGGCGTGCTGCGCGTCTTCTTCGCCGCCTTCATCGCCATGGTCAACACGACGTTCCAGGTGTTCGCCCTGAACTTCGCCACCTCCGACGACTACGGCATCGGCATCGACCGCAACACCATGCTGTGGCTGGCGATCGTCTCCAACCTCGTGGCCATCGCCACCATCCCGGCCTGGGCGACGCTGTCGGACAGGATCGGGCGCAAGCAGGTCTTCGTCACCGGCGCCCTCGGCAGCGGGGTCCTCACGGCGGCGTTCCTGTGGGCCATCTCCACCGGGAGCGTGACGCTCGTCTTCGTGCTCGGCATCGCCCTGGCCGGAGTCGTCTACTCGATGCCCAACGCGGTGTGGCCCGCCACGTACGCCGAGTACTTCCCCACCTCGGTGCGCCTGTCCGGGATGGCCGTCGGCACCCAGTTCGGCTTCGCCCTGGCCGGGTTCACCCCCAGCATCGCCGGCGCCCTGGTCGGGGGCAGCCCCGAGGGCTGGTGGAAGGTGGCCCTGTTCGCCTTCGGGGCCTGCCTGGTCTCCAGCGTCGCCGTCCTCACCGGCCCGCGGGCCACCCACCTGCTCCCCACCGCCGAGGTGGGCCTGCCGCGCAGCGCTGCGCCCGCCGTCGCCCGCACCACCGCGAGCGCCGCGTGA
- a CDS encoding LacI family DNA-binding transcriptional regulator, with protein MERPRRPTITDVAAEAGVAASTVSRAFTHPGRVNQHTRAHVLEVAARLGYAPNPLAQALESGRTSTVALVVPDIANPFFVGFVKGAERALASSQRTLVLADGRESAVAEEAVVQRLHRSVDGFVLVASRLDDDALRRAAALAPVVLVNRVTTGLPGVVADYVGGAEQIVSHLASLGHRRAVVLGGPTGSWSGARRWTGLQVAAGRHGVEVERLGPFSPTFEAGAAAADAVLGLRSAAGRDARPTAVVAHNDLLAMGVLARLAERGASVPDELSVVGFDDVFGAALCSPPLTTLAERSERAGALAVDALLSGGAPVGPGQPPQVVPTHLVVRRSTGPAPAPA; from the coding sequence GTGGAGCGCCCGCGCCGCCCGACCATCACCGACGTCGCCGCCGAGGCCGGCGTCGCCGCCTCCACCGTCTCGCGGGCCTTCACCCACCCAGGACGGGTCAACCAGCACACCCGTGCGCACGTGCTGGAGGTCGCCGCCCGCCTCGGGTACGCGCCGAACCCCCTGGCCCAGGCGCTGGAGTCCGGGCGCACCAGCACGGTCGCCCTGGTCGTCCCCGACATCGCCAACCCGTTCTTCGTGGGCTTCGTCAAGGGCGCCGAGCGCGCCCTCGCCAGCTCACAGCGCACCCTCGTGCTGGCTGACGGCCGCGAGAGCGCCGTCGCCGAGGAGGCCGTGGTGCAGCGCCTCCACCGCTCCGTGGACGGGTTCGTGCTCGTGGCGTCCCGTCTCGACGACGACGCCCTGCGCCGTGCCGCCGCCCTCGCCCCCGTCGTCCTCGTCAACCGGGTGACCACCGGCCTGCCCGGCGTCGTGGCCGACTACGTGGGGGGAGCCGAGCAGATCGTCAGCCACCTCGCCTCCCTCGGGCACCGCCGCGCGGTGGTGCTGGGCGGCCCGACCGGCTCCTGGTCGGGGGCCCGCCGGTGGACCGGCCTGCAGGTCGCCGCGGGGCGCCACGGCGTGGAGGTCGAGCGCCTGGGGCCCTTCTCGCCCACCTTCGAGGCCGGCGCCGCAGCCGCGGACGCGGTGCTGGGCCTGCGGTCGGCGGCAGGCCGGGACGCGCGTCCCACCGCCGTCGTCGCCCACAACGACCTCCTCGCCATGGGCGTGCTGGCGCGCCTGGCCGAGCGCGGGGCCTCCGTGCCGGACGAGCTCAGCGTGGTCGGCTTCGACGACGTCTTCGGCGCCGCCCTGTGCTCCCCGCCGCTGACCACGCTCGCCGAGAGGTCGGAGCGGGCCGGGGCGCTCGCCGTGGACGCGCTGCTCAGCGGCGGCGCCCCCGTGGGCCCCGGGCAGCCTCCGCAGGTGGTGCCGACGCACCTCGTGGTGCGCCGCTCGACGGGACCGGCCCCCGCCCCGGCGTGA
- a CDS encoding Bax inhibitor-1/YccA family protein, producing MESNNPALRNAPQFKRGGYAGFDATPRGGASTASYGQPTLEEMYKAPSAGPAETGRMTYDDVVVRAGMTLGTVVVLGAVSYFLGNPLLMIVGMLGGLVLGLVNSFKREPSPVLILAYAALQGLFIGGISRFIDNQYLGGSSVAVQAVIATVAVFAVMLVLYRSGAVRATPKFRRILIGAVLGYAVFCLINFIFAMFSSGLGLWSGPLGLVVGAVGAVLASLSLVLDFDFIETGVKNGIPQRYAWTAAFGLTVTLVWLYIEMLRILSIIRSMAGD from the coding sequence ATGGAGAGCAACAACCCGGCGCTGCGCAACGCGCCGCAGTTCAAGCGCGGCGGCTACGCGGGCTTCGACGCCACCCCCCGCGGTGGCGCGAGCACCGCCTCGTACGGCCAGCCGACGCTCGAGGAGATGTACAAGGCGCCGTCGGCGGGCCCCGCCGAGACCGGGCGGATGACCTACGACGACGTCGTGGTCCGCGCCGGCATGACGCTGGGCACCGTCGTGGTGCTCGGCGCCGTCAGCTACTTCCTCGGTAACCCGCTGCTGATGATCGTCGGCATGCTCGGCGGTCTGGTGCTGGGCCTGGTCAACTCGTTCAAGCGCGAGCCCAGCCCCGTGCTGATCCTGGCCTACGCCGCCCTGCAGGGCCTGTTCATCGGCGGCATCAGCCGCTTCATCGACAACCAGTACCTCGGCGGGAGCAGCGTCGCGGTCCAGGCGGTCATCGCCACCGTCGCGGTGTTCGCCGTGATGCTGGTGCTGTACCGCAGCGGCGCTGTGCGGGCCACGCCGAAGTTCCGCAGGATCCTCATCGGCGCGGTGCTCGGCTACGCCGTCTTCTGCCTCATCAACTTCATCTTCGCGATGTTCAGCTCCGGCCTCGGCCTGTGGTCCGGTCCCCTGGGTCTGGTCGTCGGCGCTGTGGGCGCGGTCCTCGCGTCGCTCTCGCTCGTGCTCGACTTCGACTTCATCGAGACCGGCGTCAAGAACGGCATCCCGCAGCGCTACGCCTGGACCGCCGCGTTCGGCCTCACGGTCACGCTGGTCTGGCTGTACATCGAGATGCTGCGCATCCTGTCGATCATCCGCTCCATGGCGGGCGACTGA
- a CDS encoding cystathionine beta-synthase, with protein sequence MLGVQYAESIVDLIGGTPLVKLNRVTEGIAATVLAKVEYLNPGGSVKDRIAERMIEEAERSGALQPGGTIVEPTSGNTGVGLALVAQRKGYRCIFVCPDKVGVEKRDVLRAYGAEVVVTPTAVAPDSPESYYSVSDRIAAETPGGWKPDQYSNPAGPASHYASTGPEIWKDTDGRLTHFVAGVGTGGTITGTGRFLKDASRDRLGDDGTARPVRVVGVDPEGSVYSGGTGRPYLVEGVGEDIWPPAYDPSVPDEVVAVSDAEAFAMTRRLAREEGLLVGGSCGMAVVGALRIAKDLPADAVVVVLLPDSGRGYLGKIYNDAWMRSYGFDVDAPGTAAVGGATAGDVLRGKSGRLPDLVHTHPTETVHDAIEILREYQVSQMPVVGAEPPVMAGEVAGSVTEEGLLEAVFSGAASLSDAVSKHMVEPLPLVGAGEPITDLRETLRVNRAVLVAVDGKPAGVVTRADLLAFLASRR encoded by the coding sequence ATGCTGGGCGTGCAGTACGCCGAGAGCATCGTCGACCTGATCGGCGGCACGCCGCTGGTCAAGCTGAACCGCGTCACCGAGGGGATCGCCGCCACCGTGCTGGCGAAGGTCGAGTACCTCAACCCCGGCGGCTCCGTGAAGGACCGCATCGCCGAGCGCATGATCGAGGAGGCGGAGCGCTCCGGTGCGCTGCAGCCCGGCGGCACGATCGTCGAGCCGACCAGCGGCAACACCGGCGTCGGCCTGGCCCTGGTCGCCCAGCGCAAGGGCTACCGCTGCATCTTCGTGTGCCCCGACAAGGTGGGCGTGGAGAAGCGCGACGTGCTGCGCGCCTACGGCGCCGAGGTGGTCGTCACGCCGACCGCCGTGGCCCCCGACAGCCCCGAGAGCTACTACTCCGTCTCCGACCGCATCGCCGCGGAGACCCCCGGCGGGTGGAAGCCCGACCAGTACTCCAACCCCGCGGGCCCAGCCAGCCACTACGCCTCCACCGGCCCGGAGATCTGGAAGGACACCGACGGCCGCCTCACCCACTTCGTGGCGGGCGTCGGCACCGGCGGCACCATCACCGGCACCGGCCGGTTCCTCAAGGACGCCAGCCGCGACCGCCTCGGCGACGACGGCACCGCCCGTCCCGTGCGCGTGGTCGGCGTCGACCCGGAGGGCTCGGTCTACTCCGGGGGGACGGGACGCCCCTACCTCGTCGAGGGCGTCGGGGAGGACATCTGGCCCCCCGCCTACGACCCGTCCGTGCCCGACGAGGTGGTCGCCGTCTCCGACGCGGAGGCGTTCGCCATGACCCGCCGCCTCGCCCGCGAGGAGGGGCTGCTCGTCGGCGGCTCGTGCGGCATGGCCGTGGTGGGCGCGCTGCGCATCGCGAAGGACCTGCCCGCTGACGCCGTCGTCGTCGTCCTGCTGCCCGACTCGGGCCGCGGCTACCTCGGCAAGATCTACAACGACGCGTGGATGCGCTCCTACGGCTTCGACGTCGACGCGCCCGGCACCGCCGCCGTCGGAGGAGCGACGGCCGGTGACGTGCTGCGCGGCAAGTCCGGGCGCCTGCCCGACCTCGTGCACACCCACCCCACCGAGACCGTCCACGACGCCATCGAGATCCTCCGCGAGTACCAGGTGTCCCAGATGCCGGTCGTCGGGGCCGAGCCGCCCGTCATGGCCGGCGAGGTGGCCGGCTCGGTCACGGAGGAGGGCCTGCTGGAGGCCGTGTTCTCCGGGGCGGCCTCGCTGTCCGACGCGGTGAGCAAGCACATGGTCGAGCCGCTGCCGCTGGTCGGCGCCGGCGAGCCCATCACCGACCTGCGCGAGACCCTGCGCGTCAACCGCGCGGTGCTCGTGGCCGTGGACGGCAAGCCCGCCGGCGTGGTCACCCGCGCCGACCTGCTGGCCTTCCTCGCCAGCCGCCGCTGA
- a CDS encoding helicase HerA-like domain-containing protein has translation MTTPGSADSTAFVAAVRDAYATTGPAVQLGALVVDGTAHPDAPVQLPLSVLNRHGLVAGATGTGKTKTLQLVAEQLSAHGVPTFLTDVKGDLSGIALPGQASDRVTSRAADVGQQWAPEGCPTELLALGGIGTGVPVRATITSFGPSLLARVLDLSEVQSSSLALVFHWADRAGLPLLDLADLRAVISHLVSPEGKADLEGLGGLSKQTAGVLLRELLAFADGGADAFFGEPELDVHDLLRTVPATGGEQRGVVSCLELPAVQGRPALFSTFLLWLLAELFEELPEVGDLDKPELVFFFDEAHLLFAGASRDFVAQVAQTVRLVRSKGVGVVFVTQSPTDLPREVLAQLGSRVQHALRAFTPDDAKALRATASTYPKSDQYDTETLLTSVGTGEAVVTVLSENGVPTPVAWTRLRAPQSLMAPAPEAEQQRIVAASPLQAEYGTPVDRDSAYERLVRKTAAPPRADRVDRAGKAADHDDDARLPSGDSWDEPQRPSSPRAPTRRKAEPEERSVVEQVLGSSAFRSFARSAASSLGREITRSIFGVRRR, from the coding sequence GTGACCACCCCCGGCTCCGCCGACAGCACCGCCTTCGTCGCCGCGGTCCGCGACGCCTACGCCACCACCGGCCCGGCCGTGCAGCTCGGGGCGCTCGTGGTGGACGGCACCGCCCACCCGGACGCGCCTGTCCAGCTGCCGCTGTCGGTGCTCAACCGCCACGGCCTGGTGGCCGGCGCCACCGGCACGGGCAAGACGAAGACGCTGCAGCTGGTCGCGGAGCAGCTCAGTGCCCACGGCGTGCCGACGTTCCTCACCGACGTCAAGGGAGACCTGTCGGGCATCGCCCTGCCCGGCCAGGCGTCCGACCGGGTGACCTCGCGCGCCGCTGACGTCGGCCAGCAGTGGGCGCCCGAGGGCTGCCCCACCGAGCTGCTCGCGCTGGGCGGCATCGGCACGGGGGTGCCCGTGCGCGCGACCATCACGAGCTTCGGCCCGTCGCTGCTGGCGCGGGTGCTGGACCTGTCGGAGGTGCAGTCGTCCTCCCTGGCGCTGGTCTTCCACTGGGCCGACAGGGCCGGTCTGCCGCTGCTCGACCTCGCGGACCTGCGCGCCGTCATCTCCCACCTCGTCTCCCCCGAGGGCAAGGCGGACCTCGAGGGCCTGGGCGGCCTGAGCAAGCAGACCGCCGGGGTGCTGCTGCGCGAGCTGCTGGCCTTCGCCGACGGCGGCGCCGACGCCTTCTTCGGCGAGCCGGAGCTGGACGTCCACGACCTCCTCCGCACGGTGCCCGCCACCGGCGGCGAGCAGCGCGGTGTGGTGTCGTGCCTGGAGCTGCCCGCCGTGCAGGGCCGTCCGGCGCTGTTCTCCACGTTCCTGCTGTGGCTGCTCGCCGAGCTCTTCGAGGAGCTGCCCGAGGTCGGCGACCTCGACAAGCCGGAGCTCGTGTTCTTCTTCGACGAGGCGCACCTGCTCTTCGCCGGCGCCAGCAGGGACTTCGTCGCGCAGGTCGCGCAGACGGTGCGCCTGGTGCGGTCCAAGGGCGTGGGCGTGGTGTTCGTGACGCAGAGCCCCACCGACCTGCCCAGGGAGGTGCTGGCCCAGCTCGGCTCGCGCGTGCAGCACGCCCTGCGCGCCTTCACCCCCGACGACGCGAAGGCCCTGCGCGCCACCGCCTCGACCTACCCGAAGAGCGACCAGTACGACACCGAGACGCTCCTGACCAGCGTCGGCACCGGGGAGGCCGTCGTGACGGTGCTGTCCGAGAACGGCGTGCCGACGCCCGTCGCGTGGACCCGGCTGCGCGCTCCGCAGTCGCTGATGGCACCGGCGCCGGAGGCCGAGCAGCAGCGCATCGTGGCCGCGTCGCCCCTGCAGGCGGAGTACGGCACGCCCGTCGACAGGGACTCCGCCTACGAGCGCCTGGTCCGCAAGACCGCAGCACCGCCGCGCGCCGACCGGGTTGATCGGGCCGGGAAGGCCGCCGACCACGACGACGACGCCCGGCTGCCGTCCGGGGACTCCTGGGACGAGCCTCAGCGCCCGTCGTCGCCGCGCGCCCCGACCCGGAGGAAGGCGGAGCCCGAGGAGCGCTCCGTGGTGGAGCAGGTGCTCGGCTCGTCGGCGTTCCGCAGCTTCGCGCGGTCGGCGGCCTCGAGCCTGGGCCGGGAGATCACCCGGAGCATCTTCGGCGTGCGCCGGCGCTGA
- a CDS encoding PLP-dependent aminotransferase family protein, translating to MTTGPISVVGASSPTATSAERLAELIGAGTLHPPMYASLATGIQGLVSDGRLGVGVRLPAERELAAALGVSRVTVSAAYGRLREAGWADARQGSGTWTQLPATSGVVAAWVPGGPREGVLDLSYAAPPGPPEVTDAYAQALTELPRHLGGHGYTPLGLGELRARIAERYTARGLPTTPEQVLVTCGAGGAVSSALRAVLGAGDRLVVEHPVWPNALDVARELRARLVPVPRDLASGPGFVTAAHRAARQTSARALYVVPDFSNPTGATLTEGDRRSLMVSMQQQEVTVVADEALADLALDGQEPLAPLAAHGRPGAVLSAGSISKAVWAGVRVGWLRAEPDVIARAAAAASRDHGSFSLVDQLAACALLDGYDGIAARRRVQLRAQRDALVTALREHLPGWEVPVPPGGQSLWCHLPPGVSSSVLVDTAEELGLRLATGSRFGAGHAFDDRLRLPFTAPVADLERAVELLVEATGASAGRSPAAPRRHLV from the coding sequence ATGACCACCGGACCGATCAGCGTCGTCGGAGCTTCTTCCCCCACGGCCACGTCGGCCGAGCGCCTCGCCGAGCTCATCGGAGCGGGCACCCTGCACCCGCCCATGTACGCCAGCCTCGCCACCGGGATCCAGGGGCTGGTGAGCGACGGGCGCCTGGGCGTGGGCGTGCGCCTGCCCGCCGAGCGCGAGCTCGCGGCAGCCCTCGGCGTCAGCCGCGTCACCGTCTCCGCCGCCTACGGCCGGCTGCGCGAGGCCGGCTGGGCGGACGCGCGCCAGGGCTCCGGCACCTGGACGCAGCTGCCCGCCACCAGCGGTGTCGTAGCCGCGTGGGTGCCCGGAGGTCCGCGCGAGGGCGTGCTCGACCTGTCCTACGCCGCCCCACCCGGACCGCCGGAGGTCACCGACGCCTACGCCCAGGCCCTCACCGAGCTGCCCCGCCACCTCGGCGGCCACGGCTACACCCCGCTGGGGCTGGGCGAGCTGCGGGCGCGGATCGCCGAGCGCTACACCGCCCGTGGGCTGCCCACCACTCCCGAGCAGGTGCTCGTCACGTGCGGCGCCGGCGGTGCCGTCAGCTCAGCGCTGCGCGCCGTCCTCGGTGCGGGCGACCGCCTCGTGGTGGAGCACCCGGTGTGGCCGAACGCCCTCGACGTCGCCCGCGAGCTGCGCGCACGCCTCGTCCCGGTCCCCCGCGACCTCGCGTCCGGCCCCGGCTTCGTCACCGCGGCGCACCGCGCGGCGCGGCAGACCTCGGCGCGGGCGCTCTACGTCGTCCCCGACTTCTCCAACCCCACCGGCGCCACCCTCACCGAGGGCGACCGGCGCTCCCTGATGGTCTCCATGCAGCAACAGGAGGTCACCGTGGTGGCGGACGAGGCCCTCGCCGACCTCGCCCTCGACGGCCAGGAACCGCTCGCGCCGCTGGCCGCCCACGGCCGCCCCGGCGCGGTGCTGAGCGCCGGCTCGATCAGCAAGGCCGTCTGGGCGGGCGTGCGGGTCGGGTGGCTGCGCGCCGAGCCCGACGTCATCGCCCGAGCCGCCGCCGCGGCCTCCCGCGACCACGGGTCGTTCTCCCTGGTCGACCAGCTGGCCGCCTGCGCGCTGCTGGACGGGTACGACGGCATCGCCGCCCGCCGCCGGGTGCAGCTGCGCGCCCAGCGCGACGCCCTGGTCACCGCGCTGCGCGAGCACCTGCCCGGCTGGGAGGTCCCGGTGCCGCCGGGCGGGCAGTCGCTGTGGTGCCACCTGCCGCCGGGGGTGTCGTCGTCCGTCCTGGTCGACACGGCCGAGGAGCTGGGCCTGCGGCTGGCCACCGGCTCCCGCTTCGGCGCCGGGCACGCCTTCGACGACAGGCTCCGCCTGCCCTTCACCGCCCCCGTCGCCGACCTGGAGCGCGCGGTGGAGCTCCTCGTGGAGGCCACCGGCGCCAGCGCCGGACGCTCCCCCGCCGCCCCCCGTCGCCACCTGGTGTGA
- a CDS encoding class I SAM-dependent methyltransferase, translating into MSAGRTDQPGHDVAWWDARHRDRGAHDDVDPSVRAACLLQQPGTAVDLACGTGRHARWLARRGWDVVGVDSSPGGLAVAASAARDQGVEQRCRWVVADARTWRPEAPVALVVVAFVALPLLVERAAQWLAPGGRVVVVGHALANAVRGAGGPSDERLLHDVTALRDRAREAGLRVRLAAEVERPVVWDDDERRVQVDAVLVADRRP; encoded by the coding sequence ATGAGCGCTGGACGGACGGACCAGCCCGGGCACGACGTCGCGTGGTGGGACGCCAGGCACCGCGACCGCGGCGCCCACGACGACGTCGACCCGTCCGTGCGGGCCGCGTGCCTGCTGCAGCAGCCCGGCACCGCGGTCGACCTGGCGTGCGGCACCGGGCGCCACGCGCGCTGGCTGGCGCGGCGCGGGTGGGACGTGGTGGGCGTCGACTCCTCCCCCGGCGGTCTCGCCGTCGCGGCGAGCGCCGCACGTGACCAGGGCGTGGAGCAGCGGTGCCGCTGGGTGGTCGCCGACGCGCGCACCTGGCGGCCGGAGGCGCCGGTCGCGCTGGTGGTGGTGGCGTTCGTGGCCCTGCCGCTGCTGGTCGAGCGCGCTGCGCAGTGGCTGGCGCCGGGTGGTCGCGTCGTCGTCGTCGGGCACGCCCTGGCCAACGCCGTGCGCGGTGCCGGGGGGCCGAGCGACGAGCGGCTCCTCCACGACGTGACGGCCCTGCGCGACCGTGCGCGCGAGGCGGGGCTGCGGGTGCGCCTCGCGGCGGAGGTGGAGCGTCCGGTGGTCTGGGACGACGACGAGCGCCGGGTCCAGGTGGACGCCGTCCTCGTCGCGGACCGCCGTCCCTGA
- the msrA gene encoding peptide-methionine (S)-S-oxide reductase MsrA, producing the protein MALFGSSLKSRMVTREEALPGRDVRPYPVPTHHAVLGTPLEGPWPEGTQVLYVAMGCFWGAERTFWRQPGVVTTSVGYTGGFTPNPWYEETVTGRTGHTEAVMVAYDPAQTSAEALLKVFWESHDPSQVNRQGNDVGTTYRSAVYWTTEEQREAVERTKAAFEPQLRAAGFGPVATELRSAEDAGPYYLAEDYHQQYLHKVPNGYCGLGGTGVTCPVGVVGA; encoded by the coding sequence ATGGCCCTGTTCGGCAGCTCGCTGAAGTCCCGCATGGTGACCCGCGAGGAGGCGCTGCCCGGCCGCGACGTCCGCCCGTACCCCGTCCCCACCCACCACGCCGTGCTCGGCACGCCGCTGGAGGGCCCGTGGCCCGAGGGCACCCAGGTGCTCTACGTGGCGATGGGCTGCTTCTGGGGCGCCGAGCGGACGTTCTGGCGCCAGCCGGGCGTGGTGACCACCTCGGTCGGGTACACCGGCGGCTTCACACCCAACCCCTGGTACGAGGAGACCGTGACCGGGCGCACCGGCCACACCGAGGCCGTGATGGTGGCCTACGACCCGGCGCAGACCTCCGCGGAGGCCCTGCTCAAGGTGTTCTGGGAGTCGCACGACCCGTCGCAGGTGAACCGGCAGGGCAACGACGTGGGCACCACCTACCGCTCGGCGGTCTACTGGACCACCGAGGAGCAGCGCGAGGCGGTGGAGCGCACGAAGGCGGCGTTCGAGCCGCAGCTGCGCGCCGCGGGGTTCGGCCCGGTGGCCACGGAGCTGCGGTCGGCGGAGGACGCCGGCCCGTACTACCTCGCCGAGGACTACCACCAGCAGTACCTGCACAAGGTGCCGAACGGCTACTGCGGCCTGGGCGGCACGGGCGTGACCTGCCCGGTGGGCGTCGTCGGCGCCTGA